A stretch of DNA from Alteromonas gilva:
TACACTTTAAAATGTCGTGAGTCTGGTCAATTAAGTGAGCGTAATCTCGCTCTACCTCAGCCATTTCCTGACGGTCGAAGAGTTGACGCAGGACACTAAAACCTTGGGTGATGAGCGGATCTGTGTGTAGCGAACTATCATTCATGGGAAATCTCATTACTGGCAATATGCCACTGTTTAACCTGCCAGCCTTGCTGAACAGCAGTACTGTGAAGGAAAGGATTGGGATTAATGCAACATGCATGCTGAGCATAGCGCAACAGTGGCAGGTCATTCTCAGAGTCGGAGTAAGCCATAATCACCTTGTGATCCGGCGTACAATCCAGCCACCGCTTTAAGCACTCTACTTTTCCCTGTTGAAAGCTAATGGGCGGGATCACGTTGCCGGTAATTATGTTACGTTGTTGCTCAACCTGAATACCAATGCTGTGGTTAATGTTTAAAAACCGGGCAATCGGACCGACGAGTATGTCGGGTGTTGCCGAGATCAGTAATACTTTATGGCCGCGCTGAGTATGGTTGACAAGTGCGGCCCGGCCTTGCTGATACACAGCAGGGGCAACTGCCCGGGCAATAAATGTGTCGATGAGCGGATTAAGCTGATTGATTGACCAACCGGTTAAGGGCTTCAGCCAATGATACATATACCGCTCTATATCAATGTGGCCAGCGCCTCTGGCGGGCATAATACTGCGACACGATGTTAACGCCTCGGTGGCACCAGGAATTTTAAGAGCCACCATAAACTCCAGCCAGCGATCCCCGCTGTCGAGTTCGATAAGCGTATTATCGAGATCAAATACAACGATATCATTAGTCATTGAGCACCACTTCGTGGAGTGGTAATTGCAGATAGCAGTTATATTCGCTAATGAAGTCAATTGCTATGCAGGCATGGACTTTGCCCTGCTTACCGGCAAATTGCGCTGTTGGCGCTAACGGAAAAACCGGTTGA
This window harbors:
- a CDS encoding HAD family hydrolase, with translation MTNDIVVFDLDNTLIELDSGDRWLEFMVALKIPGATEALTSCRSIMPARGAGHIDIERYMYHWLKPLTGWSINQLNPLIDTFIARAVAPAVYQQGRAALVNHTQRGHKVLLISATPDILVGPIARFLNINHSIGIQVEQQRNIITGNVIPPISFQQGKVECLKRWLDCTPDHKVIMAYSDSENDLPLLRYAQHACCINPNPFLHSTAVQQGWQVKQWHIASNEISHE